In Topomyia yanbarensis strain Yona2022 chromosome 2, ASM3024719v1, whole genome shotgun sequence, one DNA window encodes the following:
- the LOC131680731 gene encoding uncharacterized protein LOC131680731: MTGIAEFVEHYTIDDRDQVDVRLQLLESAFSEFKEVRNLIETEMDELEDDEEPELDEKEADRLARLEAAEERRDVENDEILRDAENLYCRLKGSLLKHRIKDESVASPPAVTASVSAYSKIKLPEIKLPTFCGGHLARNCTRGMCRNCGRRHHTLLHPSNASANSGNEKQKSRRPPTDNNQQTLQTPTQNTATATPTPTNTNTPSTITLTVVNPHSHSTHPRPATGQPFSTKHTVTLQASNKSITRQVLLSTALVRVSDAYGNTILARALLDSCSQYCFVTTSFCRKLKLKEFSDYLSIQGIGGSGGVSKQAVRATINPRLNEISEFQEDIRFNVLSKLTVPLPCEDFEIYQWNVPNEIILADPDFNKAAEIDMIIGAEYYLDLLLDGKRKLWEQGPTLQNTVFGWIVSGRLTDSTSALSTAAVYLCSTTALQDQVTKFWELESCQVKSTYSIEETRCEEIFEQTTTRDDTGRFVVTLPKKDYVIQKLGDSKASALRRFMSLERRFATNPEMKTLYCEFIREYQYMGHMRKVDDQAVAPGPVYYLPHHAVLKPDSTTTKLRVVFDASSRTSTGIALNDGLMVGPVVQDDLMSIIIRFRMHRLALVADIAKMYRMINVQQSDQGLQRIIWRESENDPIQTFELTTVTYGTSAAPYLATRCLQRLAEDGDKSHPVAAKVLKKDFYVDDMITGVSSVKEGRSLIREMNNLLDSAGFILRKWNSNCQEILADLPAGLRDHRDILELDSSTSTVKTLGLAWEPCTDCFRFEVPRWNTAAIVTKRVILSDASKLFDPLGLVGPVIVQAKIFIQTLWKLNCKWDEPLMEEFQDFWQEYRRNLIALDSLTVPRWVGPCHDCVSVELHGFCDASERAYGACLYLRCVSSDGSVAVRLLMSKSRVAPLDEPKRNKRKQSIARLELSSALLLSHLFQRFRSNIPTTTMPHFWTDSKIVQCWLASSPSRWQAFVGNRVSEIQHITRCGVWHHVPGTENPADILSRGMTPAQLQYQAIWFDGPLWMRQETPTWPMNDDVNFEQFESAVLEERSVVSLALQAQPPSEIFSLYSSFPKLIRIVALIRRFRYNATEINRGSRMIGLISTEEYDKAVIHLVQLSQRESFSQELLDLARNDEVRESSKICSLRPRLVDGIMRVGGRLRDAPVSDSRKHPMIIHHNHPLAMLILAHYHTKLYHAGQQLLIARVRERYWPTRIRDLARKLIHGCISCFRARPRPLDQLMADLPAERVTPAPPFLHVGVDYCGPFLFSYANRRSSPKKCFVSIFVCLVTKAVHLELVQDLTTEAFLAALKRFVARRGHPTVIMCDNAKNFVGANRELDELRRLFEGQQFQHVITRDTAVERIEFKFIPARTPNFGGLWEAAVKSFKTALKKTVGPRTLQFDEFQTVITQVEAVLNSRPITPISNDPNDFEALTPGHFLVQRPLTAIAEPNLDSVPTNRLSSWQRAQHYVQMLWEKWTTLYLSDLHNRTKWTRQRDNIAVGTMVLLMDERLPPLRWHLGRVTDIVRGPDNNIRVVNVRTQDGIYKRGITKICVLPIRDNAMSTNGGL, from the exons ATGACAGGAATTGCCGAGTTTGTTGAACATTATACAATCGACGACAGAGATCAAGTTGATGTTCGTTTGCAGTTGCTAGAAAGTGCATTTAGTGAATTCAAAGAAGTGCGaaatttgatagaaactgaaatGGATGAATTGGAAGATGACGAAGAACCAGAACTAGACGAGAAGGAAGCAGACCGTTTGGCGAGATTGGAAGCTGCTGAAGAAAGGAGGGATGTAGAGAACGATGAGATTTTACGAGATGCGGAGAATTTATATTGCAGACTCAAGGGATCGCTGCTAAAACATCGTATCAAGGACGAGAGTGTCGCCAGCCCTCCCGCTGTTACTGCCTCGGTTTCTGCATATTCGAAGATCAAACTTCCAGAGATTAAATTACCTACCTTTTGTG GTGGACACCTGGCCCGCAACTGTACAAGAGGAATGTGCCGTAATTGCGGTAGGAGGCATCACACGTTGCTTCATCCGTCAAACGCTTCAGCGAACAGtggaaatgaaaaacaaaagtcGAGACGACCCCCAACTGACAATAATCAGCAGACGTTGCAAACTCCGACTCAGAACACAGCCACAGCCACACCCACACCCACAAACACAAATACACCATCCACCATCACCTTAACAGTTGTCAATCCACATTCGCATAGCACTCACCCAAGGCCTGCCACTGGTCAACCCTTCTCCACCAAGCACACAGTCACACTTCAAGCCTCCAATAAGTCAATTACACGTCAAGTGCTGCTGTCAACTGCACTTGTGCGTGTTAGCGATGCGTATGGAAACACGATTTTGGCCAGAGcattgctcgattcgtgctccCAATATTGTTTTGTAACTACTAGCTTCTGTCGGAAGCTCAAATTGAAGGAGTTTTCTGACTACTTGTCTATCCAAGGAATTGGAGGATCGGGAGGTGTTTCTAAGCAAGCAGTGCGTGCAACGATCAATCCACGATTAAACGAAATCTCGGAGTTCCAGGAGGACATACGATTTAATGTTCTTTCAAAACTAACCGTACCATTGCCATGCGAAGATTTCGAAATCTATCAGTGGAATGTACCGAACGAAATCATTTTGGCTGATCCGGATTTCAACAAAGCAGCAGAAATCGACATGATAATCGGTGCAGAGTACTATCTCGATCTGTTATTGGACGGAAAAAGGAAACTCTGGGAACAAGGACCTACGCTACAAAATACTGTTTTCGGATGGATCGTTTCCGGTCGACTTACCGATTCGACATCTGCTTTGTCCACAGCAGCTGTATATCTGTGTTCGACTACAGCTCTCCAGGACCAAGTGACCAAATTTTGGGAATTGGAATCCTGTCAAGTGAAAAGTACATATTCGATCGAAGAAACACGGTGTGAGGAAATCTTTGAACAAACGACTACAAGAGACGATACAGGGCGTTTCGTAGTGACCCTGCCGAAAAAAGATTATGTCATCCAAAAGCTGGGTGACTCTAAAGCTTCAGCACTTCGCCGCTTCATGAGTTTAGAGAGGCGGTTCGCAACGAATCCTGAAATGAAGACCTTGTACTGTGAGTTTATTCGGGAGTACCAGTACATGGGTCACATGCGAAAGGTTGACGATCAAGCCGTGGCACCCGGACCAGTTTATTATCTGCCACACCATGCCGTATTAAAACCGGACAGCACGACGACTAAATTACGTGTCGTTTTCGACGCCTCTTCTCGGACATCCACTGGAATCGCACTCAATGACGGTTTAATGGTTGGTCCTGTTGTCCAAGATGACCTGATGTCAATCATAATTCGTTTCCGGATGCATCGTTTGGCACTCGTAGCTGACATAGCCAAGATGTATCGCATGATTAATGTACAACAATCTGATCAAGGATTGCAACGCATCATCTGGAGAGAATCAGAAAATGATCCAATTCAAACATTTGAATTGACAACCGTTACGTACGGGACCTCAGCAGCACCATATCTTGCCACTCGCTGTTTGCAAAGGCTGGCAGAGGACGGAGACAAATCACATCCTGTAGCTGCTAAGGTTCTTAAAAAGGATTTTTATGTGGATGACATGATCACCGGTGTTAGTAGCGTGAAGGAAGGAAGGAGCTTGATAAGGGAAATGAACAACTTGCTAGACAGCGCAGGATTTATTCTTCGAAAATGGAATTCGAATTGTCAAGAGATCTTGGCAGATCTTCCAGCAGGCCTCCGAGATCATAGAGATATTCTCGAATTAGATTCATCCACATCCACTGTAAAAACTTTGGGGCTTGCGTGGGAACCATGCACAGACTGTTTCCGCTTCGAAGTTCCGAGGTGGAACACAGCGGCCATCGTTACCAAGCGAGTTATTTTGTCCGACGCATCTAAACTCTTCGATCCGCTTGGACTTGTCGGTCCTGTTATAGTTCAAGCCAAAATATTTATCCAAACGCTGTGGAAGCTAAATTGCAAATGGGATGAACCACTTATGGAGGAATTCCAAGACTTTTGGCAAGAATATAGGCGAAACCTGATCGCTCTCGATTCCCTGACTGTGCCACGATGGGTTGGACCATGCCACGATTGTGTAAGTGTCGAACTGCACGGCTTTTGTGATGCTTCGGAAAGGGCGTATGGAGCATGCCTTTACCTTCGTTGCGTCTCCTCCGACGGATCTGTTGCGGTACGCCTGCTAATGTCAAAGTCAAGAGTTGCTCCACTCGATGAACCAAAGCGAAACAAACGTAAGCAATCAATAGCTCGACTGGAACTGTCATCGGCGCTGTTACTCAGTCATCTATTCCAAAGGTTCAGAAGCAACATCCCAACTACTACGATGCCACATTTCTGGACAGATTCCAAAATTGTCCAGTGCTGGTTAGCTTCGTCGCCATCACGTTGGCAAGCCTTCGTTGGGAACAGGGTGTCTGAAATACAGCATATCACAAGATGCGGCGTTTGGCATCATGTACCTGGTACTGAAAACCCAGCAGATATTTTATCCCGTGGAATGACTCCGGCGCAGCTCCAGTATCAGGCAATCTGGTTCGATGGTCCGCTATGGATGCGTCAAGAAACTCCTACGTGGCCTATGAACGATGATGTCAACTTCGAACAGTTCGAATCAGCCGTTTTAGAAGAACGTAGTGTGGTGTCATTAGCTCTGCAAGCACAACCTCCAAGCGAAATATTTTCCTTATATTCATCGTTCCCAAAACTCATTCGCATAGTTGCACTCATTCGTCGGTTCCGATATAATGCGACAGAAATCAACAGAGGCAGTAGAATGATTGGACTGATCAGTACAGAGGAGTATGATAAGGCTGTTATTCATTTAGTCCAACTGTCCCAGCGAGAAAGCTTCAGCCAGGAACTGCTCGATTTGGCAAGAAATGATGAGGTTCGGGAGTCATCAAAAATCTGTTCGTTACGTCCAAGGTTAGTAGACGGCATCATGCGTGTTGGCGGCCGGCTGAGGGATGCGCCTGTGTCAGATAGTAGAAAACATCCGATGATAATTCACCACAATCATCCTCTTGCAATGTTGATACTCGCCCACTATCACACGAAGCTATACCATGCTGGACAACAGCTACTCATTGCGCGCGTTAGAGAACGATACTGGCCAACGCGAATTCGGGATTTAGCTCGGAAATTGATACATGGCTGCATCTCGTGCTTTCGCGCAAGGCCACGACCTCTAGATCAGTTAATGGCGGACCTACCAGCAGAAAGAGTAACACCAGCACCACCTTTTCTTCATGTCGGTGTGGACTACTGTGGACCGTTTTTATTCTCCTATGCTAATCGTCGGAGCAGCCCTAAGAAGTGTTTCGTGTCCATATTCGTCTGCCTAGTCACAAAAGCGGTACATCTAGAACTGGTGCAAGATTTGACTACAGAAGCGTTCTTAGCAGCGCTTAAGCGCTTTGTAGCCCGGCGAGGGCATCCAACAGTCATCATGTGTGACAACGCGAAAAACTTTGTGGGAGCCAATCGAGAGCTAGATGAACTACGAAGGCTCTTTGAAGGTCAACAGTTTCAACACGTGATAACGAGAGACACAGCCGTAGAACGGATTGAATTTAAGTTCATCCCTGCTAGAACGCCCAACTTTGGTGGGCTATGGGAAGCTGCCGTAAAGAGCTTCAAAACTGCATTGAAGAAGACAGTCGGACCACGGACACTACAATTCGACGAGTTTCAAACTGTTATAACACAAGTAGAAGCAGTTTTGAACTCTAGACCGATTACACCAATAAGTAACGACCCGAACGACTTTGAAGCCTTGACTCCAGGGCATTTTCTTGTACAACGTCCGTTGACTGCCATAGCAGAGCCTAATTTAGACAGTGTGCCCACAAATCGGTTATCTTCCTGGCAAAGGGCTCAACACTATGTTCAGATGCTGTGGGAGAAATGGACAACACTCTACTTATCTGATTTACACAATCGGACCAAATGGACGAGACAACGGGATAACATTGCAGTTGGAACCATGGTACTCCTGATGGACGAACGTTTACCACCACTCAGATGGCATCTTGGCCGTGTCACCGATATCGTTAGAGGACCAGATAACAACATACGTGTCGTTAATGTTCGCACCCAGGACGGAATCTACAAACGAGGAATTACCAAGATATGCGTTCTTCCTATAAGGGACAACGCGATGTCGACGAATGGCGGGCTGTAG